Within Amycolatopsis sp. cg5, the genomic segment GCGGGGCGCGACACCGGTGAACGAGATCCGGTCGGCCAGCAGCTTGTCGAGTTCGCCACGGTCGAGCGGGATGCGCTCGTCGGCGGCCAGCCGGTCGAGCAGGTCGTTCTCGGCGAGCCCCTGCTCACGCATGGCGAGCGCGGCGGCGACCGCGTTCTCCTTGATCGCCTCGTGCGCGGACTCGCGGCCGACGCCGGCGCGGATCGAGGCCATCAGCACCTTGGTGGTGGCCAGGAACGGCAGGTAGCGGTCGAGTTCGCGGGCGACGACCGCCGGGAAGGCGCCGAACTCGTTGAGCACGGTCAGGAACGTCTCGAGCAGGCCGTCGAGCGCGAAGAACGCGTCCGGCAGCGCGACGCGGCGCACCACGGAATCCGAGACGTCACCCTCGTTCCACTGGTCGCCCGCCAGCTCGCCGATCATCGACAGGTAGCCGCGCAGCACGACCGCGAGGCCGTTGACGCGCTCGCAGGATCGCGTGTTCATCTTGTGCGGCATGGCGGACGAGCCGACCTGACCGGGCTTGAAGCCCTCGGTCACCAGCTCGTTGCCCGCCATCAGGCGGATCGTCTTGGCGAGGCTGGACGGTCCGGCCGCCAGCTGGACCACAGTGGACAGTACGTCGAAGTCGAGCGAGCGCGGGTAAACCTGGCCGACGCTGTCGAAGCGCTGGTTGAAACCGAGGTGCTGCATCACCCGGTCCTCCAGCTCGTCCAAAGTGGACTCGTCGCCGAGCAGGTCGAGCATGTCCTGCGCGGTGCCGACCGGG encodes:
- the purB gene encoding adenylosuccinate lyase, encoding MKPRIANVLAGRYASPEMVTLWSAEEKVKLERRLWLAVLRAQADLGVEVGEGVVEDYERVLDNVDLESIAARERVTRHDVKARIEEFSELAGHEHIHKGMTSRDLTENVEQLQQLRSLELIRSRVAAVLARLGALALEHTDLVMAGRSHNVAAQATTLGKRFASAADELLVAFSRLDNLIERYPLRGIKGPVGTAQDMLDLLGDESTLDELEDRVMQHLGFNQRFDSVGQVYPRSLDFDVLSTVVQLAAGPSSLAKTIRLMAGNELVTEGFKPGQVGSSAMPHKMNTRSCERVNGLAVVLRGYLSMIGELAGDQWNEGDVSDSVVRRVALPDAFFALDGLLETFLTVLNEFGAFPAVVARELDRYLPFLATTKVLMASIRAGVGRESAHEAIKENAVAAALAMREQGLAENDLLDRLAADERIPLDRGELDKLLADRISFTGVAPRQVDAVVKRIEDVLERFPEARGYAPQPIL